In Pongo abelii isolate AG06213 chromosome 5, NHGRI_mPonAbe1-v2.0_pri, whole genome shotgun sequence, the DNA window GGCAGCCCCGGGACCGGACCAGGGCGCAGGTTCGCTACCTGCGCGGTCAGGCCCTGCTCCTCGTCGTCCTGGCCGCTCAGGACTCGCCGCAGCTTCTCCATGGCCCAGTTCCAGGGCCGTAGCTGCCGCCACTCTGTTGCCTGCCCCTGACCCCCACCAGGAAACCCCGAACCCGAATCCCCACAGACCAGCCGGAAGTCCGGTACCGCCCGCTTCCTGTGCGTCAGCGCGGCCAGGGCGGCCGCCGTAGCAATGTGCGCATGCTCACCAGCCTTTCTCTCAGGCCTGGTCGTGGTCCGTGAGGTCCGCGGAGTGGGCGCTGATGGTGGGGCTATCCCTTCCCACTGTCCGCGAGGTGCGCGGTGGCAACGCGCGGGGACACAGCGCGGGTGTGGGCCCCCTGCCCACAGCTGGCGCACAGCCATTGAGTGTAGATCCGACTGGGGCACGACCCCTGAACCCTGCAGACTTGGCGTCCTTCGGAGCCCGCGAGGGGCCTTGCTGGGCGGGTCCGCGGCACCCCGGGTTCCCAGAGTCGAGGCGCCGAATGCGCCTTCCTTCGCCTGGAATCGGAGAGTGGAGGGCTCCTGCGGGCAGGTGGCCGTGCTCCGAAGAGCGCTCTGCCACCCATGAGGTGGCCCTGGGGGCGTCGCCAGCCCTCGCAGCTGGGTCTCCTCATCCGGAGACACAAACACCTGCCTCAGGATTAAAGCGAGGAGCTGTATTTCAGACCGTCTCAGGAGAAATAGCAGGAGGCTGCCTCACTCCTTTGCCTTTGTGAGAGCTATTTCTTTACTCAGTTCACTGGTCAGCTAGGAGTTTGAAAGAGTGAAATCTTATTTATAAAAGGAATAGCTAATACAACCCATTTTTCCAGCTTTGTGTAAGCAGTGAGACCATTGAACAAGCGTTTACTGTTCTCCGGCTCGTGCTGGATGAACAAACACTAACAAATGGGGAAGTggcatttttctctcattttccacCATGCtaagaaaagaggttaaaaatCAGGGCTGCCTGTCTAATATGGGCTCCAGAAGTCATTAAGTGGTaggttttgcttttctgtttgctTCTAGGCTTGGTAAGATGGTAATGAGAATGCctattattttaactattttgcCCACTCTATTTCCTCTCTAAAATCTTTCAATTAAAAGGTGGAGCCTCAAAAAGTTCTATTGTCCATCCTACTGCCTCAGTAGAGATTTTATCTAAACTCAATTAgataaaaacaaataccacaggAACCCTAGGAAAGCAAGTCGCGCCTTCTTGTGATATAACAGTCTAATGCTCAGCATCCTTTTCCTTTAGGCAGAAGATATTTCTATGTGGCCTGTTCATACTAATATGTGAAGCCTTATCTTTATGTCCTTAACTTTGAAAGGTCAGAAAGTAGATTGTAAAATCTATAGAATAAAACCCTATGTTTCTATTGAATAAGACATAGAGTATATCTGTAAGTGTTACGGGAAAGGGGTGGGGATCCATACCCCAAAAGACggttcttggatcttgcgcaaaaagaattcagggcaagtgaaagcaagtttattaagaaagtagaggaacatcggtaggctgaggtagagaattgcttgaacccgggaggcggagcttgcagtgagccgagattgcgccactgcactccagcctgggcgacagagcaagactccgtctcaaaaaaaaaaaaaaagtagaaggacaaaagaatagctactccatTGGCAGAGCAGGGCTGTCTATTAccagggctgctggttgcccatttttatggttatttcttgatgatatgctaaacaaggggtggattcatgcctcccctttttagaccatataggctAACTTcgtgatgttgccatggcatttgtaaactgccatGGCGCTAGTGGGAGTGTAGCAATGAGAATGACCAGAGGTCTCTCTCGttatcttggttttggtgggatttggctggtttctttactgcaacctgtttcatcagcaaggtctttatgatcggtatcttgtgctgaccttgTGTCTTATCCTGTGTCTTAGAATgacttaactgtctgggaatgcagcttAGTAGGTCTCaacctcattttacccagccgcTATTCAAGATGGGGTTCTCTGGTTCACATGTCTGACAtaactgctttcaagattttcaagtataggccgagcgcagtggctcactcctgtaatcccagcactttaggaggcaaaggcgggtgggtcacaaggtcaggagtttgagaccagcctagacaatatggtgaaacctcgtctctaccaaaaatacaaaaattagttgggcatggtggcgggagcctgtagtcccagctactcgggaagctgagacaggagaatcgcttgaacctgggaggcggaggttgcagtgagctgagatcgctccttttcactccatcctgggcaacagagtgagactctgtctcaaaaaacaaacaaaaaaaccttacttCCTAGCTCTTCCTGCATCCTGGCCACATAGTTTTTTCAAGAGCCAATGACTCTCTTGAACACAAGGCAGCCCAGGCACAAAattgttggggtgatcagacccaacaccaggttgTGGGGGTGACAAAGTCCAGCAGAgtcaaaagtttgagaaaaaagTTTGAGAGAGAAATGTGGGACAACAGGGGGCCATTGCTATTgtggaggctgtgaaggcccCGAGCTCTGGGAACCCACGGTGTTTATTGGTAATCCAACTacgaaacaggtggtgagaataTGGAGATCATGTATTAAGCACATGATTTATAGCTGTGACAGTTTAGCATTTATATGGAACATGTTCtactacttgagataatgggaataGGCGCCTAGGAGCCTAGGaaggctagaagcaaggagccagcaagtctagacacattccagaggacattatgcaagccctgcctcagtttccctcccaacactcagctttttccCAACATGCCCCCCTTCTCTTTATTGTAAAAGAGAAGATATCATTATTACTAGCTATCATTATTACTAGAGTGGCTCTGGTTTGAATGCTTCCAACAtatctctcctttcccttttacAAGAGGACCCTTAATCCCAGGGGTTGCAGAAGGATGAAggtccatcttctgtaacttcttcatgcTGAATGGGGTGACGATACTCCTGCCTAACTATTAGGGTCTCTCgtattcagggtagagaggagctgAGTCAGAAAGCATTGGTCCGTTAAGCATCGTGACTCTGGTCGGTCCTCATTCCTTCTTCGCATTCAGATTCAGCTGGCTCATGGCTCGTACTGGGGGAACCTGGTCCAAGGTTGGGATCCGTGGGTCCCTCCAGTCTCCTATTCCATGGTCGTACACATCTTTGGGCATCCACACGGTTCATTCAtctcctgcaaaaacacaggCATACCCTCACCCCCACGTTAGTAAATCTactgaaacagaagcaaaaacttCTGTAGCTGTAGCCGGGAGGCCACTGATAATGAGAAACAGGCCTTTTCTGATTAACAGAAGGCACAGAGAAAGCAAATTGAGACTTTTCAAACCTTCAATTGGCACTGTACTCTACAGGTGGGTCCACTAGATGCTGTGGCTCATGATAGATCTTCAGATGTTTGGTGGGCACCCACATAGGCACCTGATTGTCACCTGGAGAGACACAAGCAAATCCTCTTCCCCATAAAATTATCTTTGGGCAGGTATCGGAAAATGTAGATTCAGAGGTAAAGAGAATTTGGGGGAcctaatggcttcctgatgtttgataggtgttcccTCAGAAattaggaattccctttctctccatattgctgtgtgggcatggaggactaggtaagcatgcttagagtctgtatatatatttccCCTTTTTCCTTCTAATTCTAGTGTATAATGGCCCCTGCTTTTGCTAGGATGTCTCTCCCTAACAAAGGAGTGGGGCTTTTGGGCATAattagaaaggcatgtgaaaagagtaaagttccccagtcacaacttagtggctgggagaagtatcAAGTGACTGCCTGTCCTAGGACCCCTTGgatagtgacagatctggaggacagttgtccgggacaggagagtaagacagaaggccgCGCCAGTGTCCAGGAAACAGTTaacctcctggccctcaatggtcaagCATACCCGGGGCTCTGTGAGGGTAATGGCATGGGCTTgcttgccccaggcaccctcagccctgctgctggatcatctcgttagtggcttctgactcagaggaccttTGTGCTCCAGGGCAGTGGGCCTTCAAATTTAAATTCTGAGGCGTTGTTAGGAATAGAAAAGTACTTTCCAAAACACATACCTTCTCCTTATTGGAATATCCCCTTTATCTACTAAAATGTACAGAAAACTCTAGCACAAAAACTTCCTAAGTGTTTGTAAATCTCAACTCCTCAGATGTAGTGTCTGGGCTAGGTAAGGCAGGGGCATAGACTGGAAAAAGCATAAAGCTTCCATTTTTTGTTGGTAACCAATCCTTCTGCAAGTGATTAACAAATGGCCTTGATGCAAATAAAGAAAATCTACCCCTTAACCGCCTTCTGCCTCCATGAACATGGCTAGATGGAAATGTGGGTAGTGAGAGGGGACTCTTGATGGCACAAAAGGGTGCTTGGGAATGTCCTCAACTCTCTCCCTTCCATGTCCATGGAGAAGAGGAGGGTTCTGGTCACAAAGGGTTTGTTAATTCATTGCCATTTGCTCAGCTTCTAACCAGCTATGAAACTGCAAGAAAGTCACTTGTAAGAAAATCCTTGGATCTTTggttccttatttttaaaaaagaggaagagggaaagatGAGATAATCTCTAGTGAACTTCTGGAATTACAACCCTTTGCCCATTGGTTCATtcaaagagtgtgtgtgtgtgtgcacatgagagagagagagagaaaatggaaaagaagtggTGCCTGAACTGAAGGAGCTGCTCCTATGGGGAGAAGCCCATCCCACCATCGCACAGGACTGGCATAAACACTGAAGGTCATCTCTGGTTGAAGGCCAACAGCGTCCCTCCTGAGTGTCTACATTGAGTGCTTAATACAGAATGACAATTCTATTTTGGGCTGCCCCATCCCAGTtggttataaatattaatttgttgGGGGAGTATGGAAAAGCATTGTTCTAAGAGCCATAACTATATCAAAAGCTACACCCAGAGGTATCAGTTTCCCCTTGTCTCTTCTCATTCTCTCCTCTCattctttccaccccattcccacCCATCCCCTGTAGGTAAATAATCTCATTAATTTCTGGTTTCTACTTCCTCTGTTTCTTTTGTACAAGAGATCTGATACATGCATACTTTCCTACATCTCCCTTCTTTCTTACATGAAGGATAGTATAttacattcttttcattttgctttattcatttaacaGTATACCCTGGAAATCAGTTCACATCAgagattttttccccttttttggcACAGCTGCATAATACTGCATTTTTCTATAGTTTTCGCAATGACTACTTagattgtttctaatatttttcaaTAAGAAACAATATTGCAATAAataatgcacatatatatgtatatgagagGTCTTCAAAATGTTAATGGGAAATGTGTATTATGAAAAAACGATGCatgaattttaaacttttttgcaccaaaataaacctgtactaacttgttataacatgtctgaacaggtTCAAGTTTGAGGCATtaagaaggataagacatcaATTTGAAAAGAGCCCCTGTCAGAGCAACATGACTTGaaagcaagaagaagaaaagaaaaaaaaatgaagcaagaacaaacatcaaatttttgCTGAAGTTTGGCTgcaagaatggtgaaatcattgatACTTTACAAGACACTTATCAGGACAGTGCCCCAAAggaatcagcagtttacaaatggatataACCTGTTTTCAGAAGAGACAAGATTAATTTGAAGATGAAGCAGTGGCAGACCATCCACGTCAATTTATGAggaaaaaattcattttgttcatGCCCTAACTGAAGAGGACTGACAACAGCACAAACAATAGCCAACATCATAGACATCTCAACTGGTTCAGCTTACTCAATTCTGAGTGAAagttaaagttgagcaaactttccactcaATGACTGTCAAAACCATcatgcccagatcagctgcagacaagagcataggtttcaatggaaattttaaacaagtgggattAAGATCCTGAGGCATTTCTTGAAAGAATTGTTACAGAGATAAACCATGGCTTCACCAGTACAATACTGAAGActaagcacaatcaaagcaatggctaccaagaggctGAAGTGGTCCCATTAAGGCAAAAGTGGAccagtcaagagcaaaggtcatggcaacagtgTTTTGGGATGCCAAGACATTTTGCTCATTGACTTTCTGGAAGGCCAAAGTGCAGTAATGTCTGTTTATTATGTTTTGAGAAAGTTGGCCAAACCTTTAGTAGAAAAATGCCCAGGAGAACTTCACCAGAGTGACCTTCGTTCAAtttcagaccaccacaataaagcaaaaaattgtaattataaattttttggtttcccagtacatgtaaaagttatatttacactatactatagtctattaagggtgcaatagcattatgtctgaaAAAAACAATGGTCatgacttaatttaaaaatactgtattactAAAAAATGCTAGCAATCATCTGAACCTTCAGTGAGTCATAGTATTTTTGCTAGTGGAGGACCTTACCtggatgttgatggctgctgactgatcaggatggtggttgctgaaggttggggtggctgtggcaatttcttaacataagacaacagtgaagttttctgcattgattgactcttcctttcatgaaatatttctctatagcatgtaatgctgtttgatagcattttacccacagtagaacttattTCAGAATTGAAGTCAGTCCTCTTAAACCCTGTCACTTCTTTATTAACTAAGTTCATGAATATTCtgaatcctttgttgtcatttcaacaatgttcacagcatcttcaccagagatagattctgtctcaagaaaccactttctttgttcattcgTAAGAAGCAAcccctcatctgttcaagttttctcatgagattgcagcaattcagtcacattttcaggctccatttttaattctagttctcttgctatttctacatctgcagttacttcctccgctgaagtcttgaacccctcaaagtcacccatgagggttggaatgaacttcttccaaattcctgttaatgttgatattttgacctcctctcatGAATCGTGAATGTTTTTAATGACGTCTAAAATGGTCagtcctttccagaaggttttcaatttactttgccccaatccatcagaggaatcactgtctatggCAACTGTAGGCTTATAAAaggtatttcttaaaataatatgtCTTGAAAGTCTAAATGACTCCTTGATCCATAAGCTGCAGAATGGGTGTTGTGTTAgcaagcatgaaaacaacattcatcttgTGCATCTCCATCTGAGCTCTTCGGTGACCAGGTGCCTTGTcgatgagcagtaatattttgaaagaaatcttttttcctGAGCAGTGGGTCTCAataatgggcttaaaatattcattaagccatgctgtaaacagatgtgctgtcatccaggctttgatGTTCCTTATACAGAGTACAGgtacaggcagagtagatttagtatAATTCTTAAGTGCCCTTGGCTTTTCAGGATGGTAAGTGAACATTGGTGTGAACTTaaggtcaccagctgcattagcccctaacaagagagtcagcctgtcctttgaagctttgaagctagg includes these proteins:
- the LOC112133849 gene encoding uncharacterized protein LOC112133849, which codes for MVGLSLPTVREVRGGNARGHSAGVGPLPTAGAQPLSVDPTGARPLNPADLASFGAREGPCWAGPRHPGFPESRRRMRLPSPGIGEWRAPAGRWPCSEERSATHEVALGASPALAAGSPHPETQTPASGLKRGAVFQTVSGEIAGGCLTPLPLFKFEALRRIRHQFEKSPCQSNMT